One genomic segment of Candidatus Berkiella aquae includes these proteins:
- the ettA gene encoding energy-dependent translational throttle protein EttA yields MSNKTIFSMLEVGKIVPPKREILKDISLSFFYGAKIGVLGLNGSGKSSLLRIIAGEDKEYVGEITYQKGLRFGYLPQEPRLDPNKTVRENVEDGVRALKDKLIRFDEISTLFAEPMDDDAMQTLLDEQAKLQDEIEAADGWNLDRKLDIAADALRLPAWDADVTSLSGGEKRRVALCKLLLSAPDVLLLDEPTNHLDAESVAWMEKYLQNFPGTVIAVTHDRYFLDNVAGWILELDKGRGIPFEGNYSSWLIQKEQRLEQEKRQEASHQRAVKSELEWVRSNPQGRRKKNKARISNFEELNSKEFQQRNETQELYIPPGPRLGENVIQANAISKTLGGKLLIDKLSINIPRGAIIGIIGPNGAGKTTFFKMMCGLIEPDEGNVTIGDTVKLAYVDQSRDALDDKKTVWQELSDGQDFITVGQFSMPSRAYVGRFNFKGADQQKVIGNLSGGERNRVHLAKLLQSGGNVLLLDEPTNDLDVETLRALEEALVSFPGCVLVISHDRWFLDRIATHIIAFEGDSQIKWFEGGYSEYEKDHLARLGTDAINPHRIRYKKLEEV; encoded by the coding sequence ATGTCTAATAAAACCATCTTTTCAATGCTGGAAGTTGGCAAAATCGTCCCTCCTAAACGAGAAATTCTGAAAGATATCTCGCTGTCATTTTTCTACGGCGCCAAAATCGGCGTCTTGGGTCTTAACGGCTCAGGTAAATCTTCATTATTGCGCATTATCGCAGGTGAAGACAAAGAATATGTCGGCGAAATAACTTACCAGAAGGGCTTACGCTTTGGTTATTTACCCCAAGAACCTCGTTTGGATCCCAACAAAACCGTGCGTGAAAATGTGGAAGATGGCGTACGTGCACTCAAAGATAAATTAATTCGATTTGATGAGATTAGCACGCTCTTTGCTGAGCCTATGGACGATGATGCGATGCAGACGCTCTTAGATGAACAAGCCAAGCTACAAGATGAAATCGAAGCAGCAGATGGGTGGAATCTCGATAGAAAATTAGATATTGCTGCCGATGCTTTACGTCTTCCTGCCTGGGATGCTGATGTCACCTCACTCTCAGGGGGTGAAAAACGCCGTGTAGCACTGTGTAAACTGTTGTTATCAGCACCTGATGTCTTATTGCTTGATGAACCAACCAACCATCTTGACGCTGAAAGTGTTGCGTGGATGGAAAAATATTTACAAAACTTCCCAGGTACCGTCATTGCTGTTACCCACGATCGATACTTCCTCGATAATGTTGCAGGTTGGATTTTAGAATTAGATAAAGGCCGAGGTATTCCTTTTGAAGGCAATTACAGTAGCTGGTTAATCCAAAAAGAACAACGACTTGAACAAGAAAAACGCCAAGAAGCTTCTCACCAACGCGCTGTTAAATCGGAGTTGGAATGGGTTCGTTCTAATCCACAAGGTCGACGTAAGAAAAACAAAGCACGTATTTCTAACTTTGAAGAATTAAATTCAAAAGAATTTCAACAACGTAACGAAACCCAAGAGCTTTATATTCCACCAGGACCACGTCTTGGGGAAAATGTTATTCAAGCCAATGCTATTTCTAAGACATTGGGTGGTAAATTATTAATTGATAAACTCTCAATCAATATTCCACGAGGCGCGATCATCGGGATTATCGGCCCTAACGGTGCGGGTAAAACCACTTTCTTCAAAATGATGTGTGGTTTAATTGAACCTGATGAAGGTAATGTTACTATTGGTGACACCGTTAAGCTTGCTTATGTTGATCAATCACGCGATGCGTTAGATGATAAAAAGACGGTATGGCAAGAATTATCCGATGGTCAAGATTTCATTACGGTTGGTCAATTTTCGATGCCTTCTCGTGCTTATGTTGGTCGCTTTAACTTTAAAGGAGCTGATCAGCAAAAGGTTATTGGCAATCTTTCCGGTGGTGAACGCAATCGTGTGCATTTAGCTAAACTTCTGCAATCCGGTGGGAATGTGTTACTCCTTGACGAACCAACCAACGACTTAGACGTTGAAACATTACGAGCGCTTGAAGAGGCACTGGTGTCATTCCCTGGCTGCGTTTTGGTTATCTCCCACGATCGCTGGTTCCTAGACAGAATTGCAACCCATATCATTGCTTTTGAAGGTGATAGCCAAATCAAATGGTTTGAGGGTGGCTATAGTGAATATGAAAAAGATCACTTAGCACGCCTTGGTACCGATGCGATTAATCCCCATCGGATCCGATATAAAAAGTTGGAAGAAGTTTAA
- the glyA gene encoding serine hydroxymethyltransferase, producing the protein MFTQDMHIRGFDDELAEALKQETLRQLEHIELIASENYASPRVLEAQGSDLTNKYAEGYPGKRYYGGCEYVDEAERLAIERAKELFKADFANVQPHSGSQANAAAYMALLKAGDTILGMSLDHGGHLTHGAKVNFSGQIYNSVQYGLSASTGEIDYDQVQRLAEEHRPRLIVAGFSAYSGIADWERFRQIADSVNAYLMVDMAHVAGLVAAGIYPSPVGIADITTTTTHKTLRGPRGGLILAKANPEIEKRINSMVFPGTQGGPLMHVIAAKAVALKEALQPEFITYQKQVVKNAKALAKALQARGYKIVSNGTENHLFLIDLIDKSYTGKEADAALGLANITVNKNTVPNDPRSPFVTSGLRVGTPAVTTRGFKEEQMQILANWMADILDNIQDVATQERVKKEVVTLCRSFPVYGPPKG; encoded by the coding sequence ATGTTCACCCAAGACATGCATATTCGTGGTTTTGACGATGAATTGGCTGAAGCACTCAAGCAAGAAACCCTTCGCCAGCTAGAGCATATCGAACTGATTGCCTCTGAAAATTACGCGAGCCCTCGCGTATTAGAAGCGCAAGGCTCTGATTTAACCAATAAATACGCGGAAGGTTATCCAGGAAAACGCTACTATGGCGGCTGTGAGTATGTCGATGAAGCTGAAAGATTAGCTATCGAGCGAGCTAAAGAGTTGTTCAAGGCAGATTTTGCCAATGTGCAACCTCATTCTGGCTCTCAAGCGAATGCTGCTGCTTATATGGCTTTATTAAAAGCGGGTGACACCATTTTAGGGATGAGCTTAGATCATGGTGGCCACTTAACCCATGGTGCTAAAGTCAATTTTTCCGGTCAAATTTACAATTCTGTACAGTACGGACTTTCAGCAAGCACAGGCGAAATTGATTATGATCAAGTCCAGCGTTTAGCTGAAGAACATCGTCCACGCTTAATTGTTGCAGGTTTTTCGGCTTATTCAGGCATTGCTGATTGGGAACGTTTTCGACAAATTGCCGATAGCGTGAATGCTTATTTAATGGTTGATATGGCTCATGTCGCAGGGCTTGTTGCAGCGGGGATTTATCCTTCGCCAGTCGGTATTGCTGATATCACGACAACCACAACCCATAAAACCTTACGGGGTCCTCGTGGTGGACTCATTTTAGCGAAAGCAAATCCTGAGATTGAAAAACGTATTAATTCGATGGTGTTTCCAGGAACCCAAGGCGGTCCCTTAATGCATGTGATTGCTGCAAAAGCGGTTGCATTAAAAGAAGCATTACAACCAGAATTTATAACTTATCAAAAACAAGTGGTTAAAAACGCAAAAGCATTAGCTAAAGCCTTACAAGCACGTGGTTATAAAATTGTTTCTAACGGAACAGAAAACCATTTATTTTTAATCGATTTAATCGATAAAAGTTATACCGGTAAAGAAGCCGATGCAGCGTTAGGTCTTGCCAATATTACGGTTAATAAAAATACTGTACCTAACGATCCACGTTCGCCATTTGTCACAAGTGGTTTGCGCGTTGGAACGCCAGCGGTGACGACACGTGGTTTTAAAGAAGAACAAATGCAAATATTAGCCAATTGGATGGCAGATATTCTGGATAATATTCAAGATGTCGCAACACAAGAAAGAGTGAAAAAAGAAGTGGTTACATTGTGCCGGTCCTTCCCGGTCTATGGTCCACCCAAAGGCTAA
- the nrdR gene encoding transcriptional regulator NrdR — translation MRCPFCNATETKVVDSRFSGEGDQIRRRRECLECQERFTTYETAELTLPRMVKRDASREAFNENKLRQGLLRALEKRPVSMEQVEDAISRIKRRLRAVGEREVLTKVLGDWIMQELRQIDHVAYVRFASVYRRFQDVHAFEEEIQRLRQEHETAK, via the coding sequence ATGCGTTGTCCATTTTGTAATGCAACAGAAACAAAAGTGGTTGATTCGCGATTTTCTGGTGAAGGCGATCAAATACGTCGCCGTCGTGAATGTCTTGAATGTCAAGAACGTTTTACGACCTATGAGACCGCAGAGCTTACTTTGCCACGGATGGTTAAGCGAGATGCTAGCCGTGAAGCTTTTAATGAAAATAAGCTTCGTCAAGGGTTATTACGAGCATTAGAAAAACGTCCTGTTAGCATGGAACAAGTTGAAGATGCGATTAGTCGTATTAAGCGTCGTTTGCGTGCGGTGGGAGAGCGTGAGGTATTAACCAAAGTGCTAGGTGATTGGATCATGCAAGAATTGCGACAAATTGATCATGTTGCTTATGTGCGTTTTGCATCCGTGTATCGGCGTTTTCAGGATGTTCATGCCTTTGAAGAAGAAATTCAACGTTTACGTCAAGAGCATGAAACGGCTAAATAA
- the ribD gene encoding bifunctional diaminohydroxyphosphoribosylaminopyrimidine deaminase/5-amino-6-(5-phosphoribosylamino)uracil reductase RibD, with amino-acid sequence MSNNIDEMYMRQAIHLAKQGEYGAKPNPMVGCVIVANQQIVGEGCHLQYGQAHAEIHALQQAKELAKGATLYVTLEPCAHTGKTGPCVNAVIQAGIKHVVIAAGDPNPQVNGKGVQLLQEAGILVTQGVLTQEAKALNPGFYSRFQRSRPYVRAKLGMSFDGKIAMKTGESQWITSTDARADVQKWRARSCAIVTTAATVIQDDCRLTVRDIPGAKQPLRILFDTQLKTPQSSQIFSQAGKTVVAVSCTKHTSQAISAWQNKVQGEVECIALSEENEHVDFNALLAWLTEKTVNEVMIEAGAQFVGALLEKGLIDELLVYVAPKLLGNNSISMAHLPSIHQLNENIQGKYLSIDKIGTDARFRIAISDFARRHHDHS; translated from the coding sequence ATGTCAAATAATATTGATGAAATGTATATGCGCCAAGCAATTCACTTAGCAAAACAAGGTGAATATGGCGCAAAGCCCAATCCCATGGTGGGTTGTGTGATTGTTGCCAATCAACAGATTGTAGGGGAAGGCTGTCACCTTCAATATGGTCAGGCACATGCGGAAATTCATGCATTACAACAAGCAAAAGAATTAGCCAAGGGCGCAACGTTATATGTGACGTTAGAGCCCTGCGCCCATACTGGTAAAACGGGCCCTTGCGTGAATGCCGTTATTCAAGCGGGCATTAAGCATGTGGTTATTGCCGCAGGAGATCCCAACCCTCAAGTGAATGGTAAAGGGGTTCAACTATTGCAAGAGGCTGGCATTTTGGTTACCCAAGGGGTTTTAACCCAAGAAGCGAAAGCCTTAAATCCAGGTTTTTATTCACGTTTCCAAAGAAGCAGGCCGTATGTGCGAGCAAAGTTGGGAATGAGTTTTGATGGTAAAATAGCCATGAAAACCGGCGAGAGCCAGTGGATAACCTCAACTGATGCACGTGCTGATGTACAAAAATGGCGCGCCAGAAGCTGCGCTATTGTCACAACAGCAGCAACCGTCATACAGGATGATTGTCGTTTAACCGTAAGAGATATTCCAGGGGCAAAGCAACCGCTGCGTATCCTATTCGATACACAGCTAAAAACCCCACAGTCAAGTCAAATTTTTTCTCAAGCCGGTAAAACGGTGGTTGCGGTTTCTTGCACAAAGCACACTTCACAAGCTATATCCGCATGGCAAAATAAGGTGCAAGGCGAAGTAGAATGCATTGCTTTATCTGAAGAGAATGAGCATGTTGATTTCAACGCCTTATTAGCCTGGTTAACGGAAAAAACCGTCAATGAAGTGATGATTGAAGCGGGTGCGCAATTTGTTGGTGCATTGTTAGAAAAAGGCTTGATTGATGAATTATTAGTTTATGTTGCGCCTAAGCTTTTGGGAAATAATAGTATTAGCATGGCTCATCTTCCCAGTATTCACCAATTAAATGAAAATATTCAGGGAAAATATTTATCGATTGATAAGATAGGGACAGATGCGCGTTTTAGAATAGCAATAAGTGATTTTGCGAGGAGACATCATGACCATTCATAG
- the ribH gene encoding 6,7-dimethyl-8-ribityllumazine synthase, with translation MTTSREIVGDLMTPKGNIAIVASRFNDFMVDKLIDGAKDALLRHGVKEENIDLIKVPGGYEIPLAAQAAAKTGRYSGIITLGVVIRGDTAHFDYVAGGCAQGVMQAQLKTDIPMTLGVLTTENMEQAIARSGSTAGNKGFEAATALIEMMNLLRKIHD, from the coding sequence ATGACAACTTCACGTGAGATTGTTGGTGATTTAATGACCCCGAAAGGGAATATTGCGATTGTTGCATCGCGATTTAATGATTTTATGGTGGACAAACTGATCGATGGGGCTAAAGATGCCTTATTGCGCCATGGTGTGAAAGAAGAAAATATTGATCTGATCAAGGTCCCTGGTGGTTATGAAATCCCTTTGGCAGCTCAAGCTGCTGCAAAAACGGGTCGTTATTCCGGTATTATTACACTGGGCGTTGTGATTCGAGGTGATACTGCACATTTTGATTATGTTGCAGGGGGGTGTGCCCAAGGTGTTATGCAAGCACAGCTCAAAACCGATATTCCAATGACTTTGGGCGTATTAACGACTGAGAACATGGAACAAGCTATCGCACGCTCAGGCTCAACCGCTGGTAATAAAGGCTTTGAAGCAGCAACGGCATTAATTGAAATGATGAATTTATTGAGAAAAATTCATGACTAG
- the nusB gene encoding transcription antitermination factor NusB, with translation MTSKKVHGRHGSRWLALQGLYAWVLTNNSIPSIEQDLVASDFQFNPQTVDIMPKISFDAPYVHELIHGIAARKSTLDDLMRPHLDRPLEDLNPVEYAVLLIAIYELSERPEIPYKVVINEAILLAKQFGAQDSHKFVNGVLDKTAKALRRRELASA, from the coding sequence ATGACTAGTAAAAAAGTACATGGCCGGCACGGATCGCGCTGGCTTGCTTTGCAGGGACTATACGCTTGGGTTTTAACCAATAACAGTATACCAAGTATTGAACAAGATCTCGTTGCTAGCGATTTCCAGTTCAATCCTCAAACTGTTGATATTATGCCTAAGATTTCTTTTGATGCGCCTTATGTTCATGAGCTGATTCATGGAATAGCAGCTAGAAAATCGACGTTAGATGATTTGATGAGACCACATCTTGATCGCCCATTAGAAGATCTGAATCCGGTTGAATATGCAGTGTTGCTGATCGCTATTTATGAACTCAGTGAACGCCCTGAGATCCCTTATAAAGTTGTGATTAACGAAGCTATTTTATTAGCCAAGCAATTTGGTGCGCAAGATAGCCATAAATTTGTTAATGGTGTCTTAGATAAAACCGCAAAAGCCTTACGTCGCAGAGAATTAGCGTCTGCATAA